A single region of the Salicibibacter cibi genome encodes:
- a CDS encoding SDR family oxidoreductase yields the protein MSLLDLFNIKGKTAIVTGGGRGLGAQFAETMAEAGANVVLGSRKKASCEEVAEELKEEYGIETLALQCDVTKQEDVDNLVAKTKETFGSIDILINNSGATWGAAVVDVPLEAWQKVINVNITGTFLMSQAVGRVMIEQGGGRIINISSVAALKSSMPEMMDTIPYNTSKGAVINFTKDLAVKWGRHNINVNAIAPGWFKTKMSKELMDKNSQAMLTFTPLRRFGGDDDLKGATLFLASDASKYITGDVVVVDGGTSLM from the coding sequence ATGAGTCTATTGGATCTTTTTAATATCAAAGGAAAAACAGCCATTGTTACCGGTGGCGGTCGGGGACTCGGTGCACAGTTCGCCGAAACGATGGCAGAAGCCGGGGCTAACGTTGTGCTTGGTTCACGGAAAAAGGCATCGTGTGAAGAAGTCGCCGAAGAATTGAAAGAGGAATATGGAATTGAAACGTTGGCACTGCAATGCGATGTAACCAAACAAGAAGACGTGGATAATCTCGTTGCCAAAACGAAGGAGACGTTCGGGTCTATTGATATTTTGATCAATAACAGCGGCGCAACTTGGGGAGCGGCGGTTGTTGACGTGCCGTTGGAAGCTTGGCAAAAGGTGATCAATGTCAACATCACCGGCACCTTTCTCATGAGTCAGGCGGTCGGCCGAGTGATGATTGAACAAGGGGGAGGACGAATTATTAACATTTCATCGGTCGCGGCACTGAAAAGTTCGATGCCGGAAATGATGGATACGATTCCTTATAATACGAGCAAAGGCGCGGTCATTAACTTCACGAAAGATTTAGCCGTAAAATGGGGGCGTCATAATATTAACGTCAACGCCATTGCCCCGGGCTGGTTTAAGACGAAAATGTCAAAGGAATTGATGGACAAAAACAGCCAAGCAATGCTGACGTTTACACCGTTACGCCGTTTTGGCGGAGATGACGATTTGAAAGGAGCCACCCTTTTTCTTGCATCCGACGCTTCGAAGTATATAACCGGAGATGTCGTCGTTGTTGACGGAGGGACGAGTTTGATGTAG